Sequence from the Actinomycetota bacterium genome:
GGTCGGCCTGGGAACCTACCGGTCCCTCCGCCACCACCACAACGTCAAGACGCTCCTCGACTCGAACTCGTACATGGACCCGCGCCACTCCGCCCTGCACCGGTCGACGGAGCGGATGGGTAGGTTCCTCGCCGACAAGCTGAAGATCTTCCACATCGAGACGACCTTGAACAACGAGGCCTTCCCGGCCCCGTACGACTTCCTGTCGAAGCGGGCGTTCGAGTGGTCCTTCCGCGACCAGGCCACCTACCTCGCCCTCTCCTCGGGCCTGAAGCGCATGAAGCCGGCCACGAAGCGCAAGCTCTTCCACTCGATCGAGGCCCCTCACCGGATGACGAGCGTGCAGGCCGGCCAGACGGACGCCGTCCATGCCGAGACGCTGCGCAACGTCCACCGCCAGCAGCTGGTGCCCGTCCAGGGCCAGACGGACATCCTCACGATGGGGATCCCGTACGTCGGCCCCTACAACGTGAACTCGGTCCTGAACCCGATCCTCGTCGTCTGCATGGGCCTGGGTTACTTCTTCAACCTGTACCGGGGAGCGCCGCTGGTCCGGCCGGGGGGCGTCGTCATCCTCGCCCACCCGACCGAGCGCGAGTTCCACCCGACCCACCACCCGTCCTACATCGACTTCTTCGACCGGGTGCTCGCGGAGACGACCGATCCGGCCGAGATCGAGAAGCGGTTCGAGGCCGACTTCGCCTCCGACCCGTGGTACCGACACCTGTACCGCAACTCGTACGCCTACCACGGCGTCCACCCGTTCTACATGTGGTACTGGGCGGCTCACGCGATGGACCACCTGGGCGACGCGATCTTCCTGGGCGGCGATCCCAAGACGGTCCGCAGGCTCGGCTTCCGCAGCGCCTCGACGCTCGACGACGCGCTCGAGATGGCGAAGCAGACGGTGGGCCTGCACCCGTCCATCACCCACCTGCACTGCCCGCCGCTCTTCCTGCCGGAGGTCACGCCCTGAGCGAGCTGCGGCGGATCGCCCGCGGGTACCGCTGGGGTCGTCCGTCCCCCCGCCACCCGGCCC
This genomic interval carries:
- a CDS encoding lactate racemase domain-containing protein; its protein translation is MRARPGLVYETDRRTPPVLFHYGEGFRLETLPAGSRIVYPPEPVPALRDERGAIARALDEPFEMEPLRALLRPDMKLTIAFDDISLPLPQMRQPDIRQLVIEQVVQLAAEAGVEDVELIVAQSLHRKMTPAEIRRAVGDRVFRAFWPERLRNFDAEDPDDLVFVGTTDHGEEVELCKRAMESDLLVYVNINLVAMDGGHKSVPVGLGTYRSLRHHHNVKTLLDSNSYMDPRHSALHRSTERMGRFLADKLKIFHIETTLNNEAFPAPYDFLSKRAFEWSFRDQATYLALSSGLKRMKPATKRKLFHSIEAPHRMTSVQAGQTDAVHAETLRNVHRQQLVPVQGQTDILTMGIPYVGPYNVNSVLNPILVVCMGLGYFFNLYRGAPLVRPGGVVILAHPTEREFHPTHHPSYIDFFDRVLAETTDPAEIEKRFEADFASDPWYRHLYRNSYAYHGVHPFYMWYWAAHAMDHLGDAIFLGGDPKTVRRLGFRSASTLDDALEMAKQTVGLHPSITHLHCPPLFLPEVTP